GGCTCCCCTAGATGACAATAATGACGGCGAAGTGTGGGATAACTGCGCAGATGGTAGCAGTGTTGGCACGGGTGATTTTGATTGTCGTCCATTTACGTTTCAAGGCCAAGATGTCTTTACCTACATTCAAGAGGTAGGGCAAGATGACAATTTGGATGGTGTCCCCGATGATGTGGATGGGGATGGTGTGGCCGATCCAATCTCTATTGTGGTGCCACCTGGAGAGAGGTTTGCAGGCTTAAGTGCTCAAGAATATCGGTATGATTTATGGTCTGTTGCCCAACGAAATGATCTCCCTTCTGCTGTATTGGGTATGACCTTCAAGAGTCGGGTAATTCCCTTATTTCAATTTGCTGTATTTTATGAAAATGATGCTGATTTTAGTATTCCGCCTGATATGACCATTAATGGTCGGGTGCATACCAATGGCGATCTATATTTAAATTCAGCTTTTAATCCTCTGAGACTGACTATCAACGGTGATGTGACAACTGCCGGCACCCTTTACAGAGGGAACAAAGATGCTAGAGGTGGACAACAGTGCAGCGGCAACGTCACGATTCGTAGACAAGATGGTAATCCTCAAGATTTACTGTGCCAGGGCAACGCCATTACATCCTATACCAACACCACAGCGACCCCCTCTAATATCAGTACTTGGGGAACTGCTATTGATACTGGGATTGATGTATTAGAAGTACCATCACCAGATGCCTATAATCCCACTCCTGGTAGTAGTTATTGGGATGCAGCAGATCTGCGGATTGTTCTGGAAGTTGATACGAATGGCAACCCTAGCGATCGCAACGGTAATGGTTATGTACTCGAAGTTCGCAATCAGGATGGCACCCCTAACGACAATTTATCTGAACGACTGTTGAGAAGTTGCCCAGTGCCAGAAGCAGTATTACAGCCTGATTCAGATGCAAGTCCAACTCAATACCAACAAGGGAAAACACGTCTGCAATTACTCGATAACAGCAATTTAGGTACAAATGATTCCAACAGAATTGTGACGATTGGTGATCATGTTACTGATTCAGTCAACGTCGATGTTGATAGTAATGTCATTAGTAGTCGACCTGCCACTGATGTGCGCCTTAGGAAGAGACTAAACCAAGAAATTAACTTTGACCCTGCGAACCCTCTTAACCTACCTGCCCTTCCAGGGACAATAACAGTACGCAAGGCTGTTGTCTCTACTTCCAACACCTTCTACAACTATCGGGAAAAACATGGTGTAGCGGGTGGTGATGAGGGTCGTTTTATTCGAATGGTAGATGTTGATGTGCAGGCACTGCTCGATTGTTCTCATGATCAGCAATTAATGGGAGCCACACAGCTGAATGATCGTACTGATGGGGGTTTAGTGTGGTTTGTCACAGTAGATACCCCTGACCCTAAACCCAATCTCAGTGATGATCCAGATGCTGATAGCGATAATAACTCTCAAGTTGGCAGTATCTATGGCGTGCGTCTTTATAATGGCGCTTCTCTCAATACTAGTGCTGCAGTTACTGGTGCGCCGACCATTGAGGGATTAACGGTTATCTCTGATGAAGCAGTCTACGTTCGTGGTGACTATAACCTTCACACAGATCCTGATCCAGCTGTTGATACTTGGAGACCAGCAGCTATTATGGCTGACTCCATCAATGTTTTATCGAATTCATCTTTGCTCGATGACTCTGATCGCCGGATATTTGATACCACAGGTGGTGATGGACATCCCAACAACATCCAATATCCTCGAGGAGATAATCGAGGAACGATTAATTGGAATGCTGGTCCTCGCAATTCTACTGAAACTACTATCAATGCTGCCTTTCTCTCAGGAACTGAAATTACTGGGGGGGCCAACGGTTCAGCAACGCAGCTAAATACTATCCAAAGTGGTGGGGTCAACAACTTCCCGCGATTTCATGAAAATTGGTCTGGTATTCCTTTGAATTATCGAGGGTCTTTGGTAAGCCTCAGTGAACCTCGGCGGATCAATTCTGATTTTTGTGGCAGTAGAAATGAAACTACTTGCAATATTTACAGCCCTCCGATCAGAAATTGGGATTTCGATCAGCGGTTTAATGATGCGGGTGACTTACCCCCACTCACGCCCCGAACGGTTTATTTGCGTCAGGAATTGTTCCAGCGTGATTTTGACCGCAACTCAAGTCGATCCGTGCAGTTGTTTGCTTCTGCACCTATTCTTCCTTCCATTCAGCCCAATTTTTCTCTGTAACCTATTAGACGGAAGTCGATTTGACGTTTGAAATCCCATAGTACAAAAACAGGAGCTAAGCTTGGCTCCTGTTTTTGTACTATGGGCAGTGGGCTGAAAACAGCCTGATCAACTACCGAGTCACCTGATAGCTCTCCATCAAAGGAGTAGGATCAGTTAGTTTAGATTATGGCCATATTTTCCATACCTACTGCCTACTCCTTAGGACAGCAAGTCCTCAAGCCAGATTCAATATGACTACTCTTGTCGTCACTTATCGATTTATCTCAATACTTATGTGTGTTTGTAGTCAGTGATCACTTCTGATTCTGCACTGGCCTTCGACCGGCTCTTACCTATTGTGGTCCTGATCAGTGCTGCAATCCTTGATTTTGCGATTGGTGACCCTTGGGGGTGCCCCCATCCTGTTCAAATGATGGGTTGGATCATTCAACGCTATACCAAGGGAGCACTTCGGTGGTGGAATGAACCCTGGCAACTGCGGATAGCGGGTATACATCTGACGATCGCACTGGTTTGTAGCGTGAGTTTGGGGAGCTGGCTGCTGTTCTATGGGTTGGACCGGTGGGCTTGGCCGATTAGCTTGGGAGTAGAAGTTGTTTTGCTCGCCAGTTGTTTTGCCGGTCGTAGTTTACGTGATGCAACGGTTGACGTTCTTAAACCTCTAGCGAAAGCGGATCTAACCGTGGCGAGATCTCGGCTTCGTCGCTATGTCGGTAGAGACACCGATACCTTGGCAGAGCAAGATATCTTAAGGGCGTTACTAGAGACCGTTGCCGAGAATACCACGGACGGTGTGATGGCTCCTTTGTTTTATGCCTTGGTGGGTCTGGCCATTCCTGGGATAGGCCCCGTACCGATGGCGTTGTTCTATAAGGCGGTCAGTACATTAGATTCGATGATTGGGTATCGTACAGCCCCTTACACTGATCTGGGTTGGTTTAGTGCTCGTCTGGATGATGCGCTGACCTGGTTGCCCTGCCGATTGATGGTACTCACCGTTGGATTGTTATCGGGCAAACTCAAATCTGTCTGGGTGATTGGTTGGCGAGATGCCCGCAAGGATCCTAGCCCTAACTCGGGCTGGAGTGAATGCGCTTATGCTGCCATCTTGGGCGTGCAGTTGGGAGGACAAAATTGGTATCGTGGCGTTGCTAAACTAAAGCCGCTGCTGGGCAATCCCCTACAACGGATTACAGCGAAGCATATCGAAGTAGCGATTCGCCTCACCCGCAACTGCTTTTTGCTGTGGTTGGGATTGGCAGTGGCCTTCACTTGGTTAACGTTGCCAACCCCTGGGTCTTTGGGTTAACGGTATCAGTTGTCTTTGAGCAGCAAATAATAGAGCTGCCCGGATCCCGTCATCACCCCTGCTCGTTCCTTCGCTTTTGCCCCAGTCCCCATAAAAACATCCACCCGACCTGGGCCTTTGATTGCACTGCCCGTATCGTGATCTAGCACAAACCGACTGACATCTTTGAATTCTAGCTTTTGGCTGGCATTGTAGTAGGGTAAGTTGGTTTGGATCAGCGCTAATGCACCAGGGGGCATGAGCGATTTATCGGTTGCAATGGAGCGCTCATCGGTGACGGGGACATTCAGATTCCCCATGGGAGGCGAACCAAAGGTTTCTTGAAAAAAGACAAAGCTTTTGTTTTTGGGAATGTATAAATCTAAATCTTGAGGATTCTCGTCAAAGTACTGCAGTACAAGAGGTAGACTCAATTCCTCAAGGGTGAATTTGCCATCGGCAATTAAAGCTTTACCGATACTGGTATAGGGATGTGCGGTCTTTCCGGCATAACCGACTGTCATTTCTGTGCCATCAGTGATACCCAGACGGGCCGATCCTTGCACTTGGACTAGGAATGCCTGGATGCGATCGCGCAGCCATACCAACTCCAATCCCTGCAATTGACCTTGAGATCCTTGCAAGCCATCTGCGCCCTCTAGCTCTGCTCGGGTGGGATGGGGTTTTGGCCATTCCTTCAAATCTGCGGGAGCCTGATACAGGGGGTAGCGAAACTCTGCGGTGGGTTTGCGGCTAGCGGGATAGGTCGCCTCGTAATATCCCGTAAAATCGACATTGCCCTTTTGGTCATTGCCAATAGATTGGTAAAACTGAAATTCACGCTTGACCGCCTTTTCTAGGGCTTTTGGCGACTTGGCCTGCACCACCAACTGCCGAAAACGGCGGAGGCTACGGGAGACACGATCGCGGGTGATACCCGGAACTTTATAGTCTTGGTAATCTTTTTGGGCTTTTTCAGTTCCTAAATACTCCAAGCTGTGATCAATCGCCGTCAGCAGCGCTTTATAGTCTCCTTTCTGGCCATTTATTTTTTTCCATAGCTGTTTATCCTTTGCTAAACCCCTGGGCAGTTGGTCTGTAGAAATGACCTGTAAGGGAAGAGGTTCCATGGGGGGTGTTGCAGCCGTCAGAGAAGTGGTGGCAGCAGTACACCCCAAAAGCAAAGGCAGAGTTAGAAAAAACATGCAGTCAAACGATTAGAACTTAATAACGGTCGACGCTAGATAAGAAAACAGGTTCCACTCGAATGGCAGTAATGCTAGAAGGACGGATCACCATATACTCGCCCTGGATATTTTTAATGGGGACGTTAATGAATTCCTTGGAGTCTGACTTGGGTACCAGCTCGTTGCTGTACCACTGCTGAAATTCTTGAATAGTTGCAAACCGAACCTCTTCTTTGTGGCCCCCTTCGATAAACAGGTGGACCGCATATTCATTGGCAGTTTTTGGCATTGTTGGATGTTGTGATGTACTCCGAGCTAATTATGGACAAAAACTAGCGCAAACATAACGAATGGATTGATATTCTTGTCTAACCCCATACCGATAGCAGCGGGTAAACCTCTCTCCTACCACAGCAGAGGATGGCTGTGAGCCATGGACTGGTTGATTCAGAATTCATCCTGCATCAAGGTTGACTGGGTGACCAGTGCGGTCAAGCGTTTCTCAAGTCTGGCACTGTTCATCTATCGATAAAGGAGGGAACACTAAGAAGTTATGGGGCTAATATCTAATAAGATTCTCATAGGTTTTTAATATATTTATGAATCAAAAATAAACGAAAAAGTTTTCTAGTTGATAGTTAACAATACACTGATACCTACGCCCTTGAGGTCAATGCCTGAGCTGTCACCATAGATTTATTCACCTCAGTGAGACTAATGCTATATCGGCAACGTAAATATAAATATATTTGTTAAAATAAAAAATGATCCCCGTGCTGAAAATAAGTTTAAGCCTATGGTGAGAACTGATCTAAACCTGAGAATGTTAGACATCTCAGTTGCCAGTTTTAACCAGTCCAATGCAGATCAGCTAAGAAAGATGAGCCAGAAGAGATATGGCTGGCTGTGGAAGATAGCAATTTTGCCATCCCTTGCCATTGGATTAGTCACGGGGACACCGGATGTTAAAGCAGAAGAGAATATTCTAGTTATTCATTCTTACCATCCAGAACTGTCTTGGACTGACCAAGTTAAACAGGGCATTGACCAATCTTTTCAAAAACGTCGGCCCGAGGCCAAAATTTTCCATGAATATCTAGATGGCAAACGTCTACCTGCCCTAGAACATTCTCAAAGTTTCCTAGAGTTGATTCAGGAAAAATATCAAAAGATACCCCTGGATGCCTTAATGGTTTCGGATGATCCGGGTTTACAGTTAATCTTGCAAGTTCGCGATCAGTATTTTCCCAAAGTGCCCATTGTGTTTTTGGGCATTAATCATGTTCAACCCGAACTCTACAATGTTCCTGGATTAACAGGAGTATTTGAAAAACATAGCGTCGCTCAGACTGTTCAAGTTGCTAAGCAACTGACGGGGGCAGATGGCTTGATTGTGATTAATGATTCCACGGAAACGGGACAAGCCAATATCAAACGGATCAATGAGATCAAACAGCTCCCTAACGTGCCTCAATCCATTGCGATTATCCATGATGTGACACCTGAAGATTTACCTCAAAGGTTATCTGCCTTTCCTTCGACATGGCCGGTATTGCCTATGGGGCAGCTCCGTCAAGGTCATGCCAAAGGAAAGTTGATTAACTTTGAGATGGATACCCAAATCCTCAGAGACAAGTTGCCGAATCCCCTGTTTACTGCCACAGTGATGCGGGTAGGGCCAGGAGCCGTAGGCGGCAAAGTTCTTGAAGGGGGGTTTCATGCTGACCAGGCAGTCCGTTTGGTTGAACAAATTTTGGATGGGGCTAATCCGACTGATCTGGAGCCGATTGCTGAGTCCAAAAATCTGTGGATGTTCGATGCTAGAGAGCTAAAGCGTTTTCGGATCAATCCTCGAGATTTACCCGTAGGTAGCATGGTGCTCTATAGTGAGCCCTCCTTTTATGACCAGCATCAGGGTTTGGTATGGGTCGTCTTCGGCGCTTTTTCCAGTTCTTTAGTGATGATTGCTTTGCTGATAGAGGTATTGCGTCGGCGAGCACAGGTTGAGAAAACCTTGCGAGACAATGAAAAACGCTATAAAGACCTGGCAGAAGTGGGTGCCAATACCTTCTGGGAATTGGATATAAATCTGAATTTGTCCTATGTCTCTGATCGGAAGGGGTATCAAACATCAGCCATTTCTTCTCAGGCCATTGGTTTGTCTTTAACGGATGTGTTTGCAGATGAAGAGATGTTTGAGTTTAATACCAAACGTCTAGACACTATTCTGCATTGGCGTCGACCGATTCAAGACTTTATCTTTTTTGCCAAAGAAGATAATCAAGAGATGCGAATCTTTAAGCTGAATGGTAAGCCTATTGTTGATGATGCCCAGCTATTTCAGGGGTATCGAGGGATTCAGCGAGATATTACCGAAGAGTATTTCTTAACCAAAAAGATTGCCTATCAGGCGGCCTACGATAGTTTAACGAATCTGTTGAATCGTTCAGAGTTTGATAATCGGTTACAAGAATCCGTCGATCAGGCTAGAGAAGACAAGACTAAGTTTGTATTGTGCTATCTCGATTTGGACCAATTCAAGTTGGTCAACGATACCGCTGGCCATATGGTTGGCGATCAGTTGCTCACCGAATTAGCACAACTCCTCAAACAAAAGATTCGCCCCGATGATGTTCTGGGACGTTTGGGGGGGGATGAATTTGGATTGCTGATGCAAGACTGCTCTTTGTCAGAAGCCCAAGCCTGTTGTGAAATGTTGGTGACTACAGTCCAGACCTTCCGCTTTCAGTGGCAAGACAGTCAATTTAGAGTGGGGGTGAGTGTTGGTATTGTGGCCTTCGCAGATGCCAGCTATACCTCAGAAGAACTTTTAAGTCGGGCAGACCTGGCTTGCTATAAAGCCAAGGATGCTGGCCGGGGACGAGTCTACGTTGCCAATCAAAATGATCGTGAGCTAGACCATTATCAATTGCAAATGGCTCATATTGCGGATATTCCCCAAGCCATTGAAGAAGACCGATTATTCTTAGTGAAGCAGCCTATCCTGAATATTAATCAGCCTTCTGCTCTATTTCGCCATTATGAAATTCTTTTACGGTTGAGAGATGGCAAAAACAATATTATTGGGCCTGGATTGTTTATTCCGGCGGCAGAACGCTATGGCGTGATTGGTCTGATTGACAAGTGGGTGTTAGAAAATACCCTCCGCCAGTACTATCAATGTGGCTTAAAAGATGTGGTTGTTTCCATTAATCTGTCAGGGGCCAGCATTAATGATGAGCGAGCGATGGCGGACGTCATTGCCTTGATCACCCAGTCCAATGTGCCCCCCAGCAATATTTGTATCGAGATTACTGAAACGGCCACCATTGCTCAATTGGATCAGGCCCTGCGGTTTATTGAATCCCTCAAGAAGATTGGGGTAAAGTTTGCTTTGGATGATTTTGGCAGTGGTGTGTCCTCCCTGAGCTATTTGAAGAGCTTACCGGTGGACTACCTCAAGATCGATGGCAGTTTGGTGAAGAATATTGCTGTTGTAGAGAGTGATCGCGAAATCATCTACCTAATTAATGAGTTAGCCCATAAGCGAGGGATGAAAACGATTGCTGAATTTGTGGAAAATGAGCAGATTCTAGAGCAGTTACGGATTATTGGTGTGGACTATGCCCAAGGCTATGGCATTGGTAAGCCAGAGCCGTTAGCGGTCACTCAATTAATGGTTAGCTGACCGATTTTCCCCCCAGGGATGTCAGGAACGCCATATCTATATATTCAATGTTTGCAGTTGCGCCAGCTAATCGAGACAAGGGGTGGTCTGGATCCCCCAAACCATTGATGACGAGTAATGCCCCAGTAAAGTCTTGGGTTTGGGTATAGTCGTTGACTGTGATGATGGGCTGACAGCCAGCGGTACAGGCGGCTTGACAGCCCGCCTGGGAATCTTCAAACACCAGACAGTCAGAGGGTGCTAAGGCCAGTTGGTTCAGTGCATAGCGGTAAATGTCGGGAGCAGGCTTTTTGGCCGGGACTATGTCTCCGGCGGCAATGGTCTCGAACCAATGCAGGCTGTCTGTACCTAATGTGTGCTCTAGGAGGACGATCACATTGGGAAGATCGCTGGTGGTTGCGATCGCAAGTCGTATCCCTTTATCCCTCGCTTCTTGTAGCAAGCGCTCCACCCCAGGCCGCAGCGGAATCGTACCCTGGCGGAGTAGAGCTTGGTAATGCTTGTTTTTAGCTCCATGCAGGTCTGCAATAAAGCCCTTCAGATCTTGAGGGGGCTGCCACTGGGGGCAAAACTGCTGGATATAATGGTGAATCCGCTCTTTGCCCCCTGCGACCTGGAGGAGCTGTCCATATTGGTCAACGGACCAGTGCCACTCTAATCCGGCATCCGTAAAGGCTTGGTTAAAGGCGACTCGGTGACCATCGCGCTCTGTGTCTGCTAAGGTGCCGTCCACATCAAAAATTAGAGCTTGGAGAGACAAGGGTGCGATCGCAAAACATCATCTTCAACCTATCAAATAATAGGTAGGATATCGCTGAATAAATAGGTATGAAAAGAGTGACCGCTCGCCTTTATTTAGGTTCCATATAGATTTGAGTGACATAGTAGGTTTGTCCATCGCGCCAAATTCCGACGCCTGTCTCTTGCATCTCTGGTAGCAGAATATTTTTACGATGGCCGGGGCTTCTCATCCAGCTGGTAACGGATAGACTCACGGGATCAGGCGAACGATTACATTTCATCAGGTTTTCCCCAATAAGATATGCCCTGAGGCCCAACGCCTCGACTCGGCGGCGGTGGTTGCGGCCCTGATGATCAATATGGCTGTAAAAATTATGGTGTGCCATCTGCTGGCTATGGGAGCGGGCCGCTAGAGACAGAGTGGGATTGAGGCGTAGGTCCGGTAGGCCACGGCCTTGACGTTTGAGATTAATCCGTCGCAAAACATCTGCTTCCATCTGAGCGATGTTGCTGGATTGAACCGGTAAGGTAAAAGTACTTGTCCTTAGAGAGGACGGTTGCAGAGATTGGGATAAACTCGGCGTTGCGACGAGGCTAAGGCCCAAGGCCAAACTTAGAGGCCAGCCCCAACGTCTAAAAATAGATAAATGAGACGCCTGATGCTCCTGACTGATGTGCATGAATTGATTCCCCCCGGAATAGACAAAAACAGGCAACGATCTGGCTAATGAAATGAGTATGGCAAGTCCATGTTTGCGATCGCGTCTTTGTAAGCAAGCCCTTTGTCCAACATGCGTATAACTTTGGCACAGAGAAGTGAAGAACTCGGTAATTCTGACTACGAAAAATGGATAAATCTCCATAGCAAATGGCGCCCTGATTCGAGAAGTGATCAGTAAGCAATTGCTATACTCAAAAATTGGTCGATAAAAGCCTGTCTTATCCTTAGGGTAGACACTTTAGCTTTCTATTCGAACATAGAAAAATAATTTAATTCCCAAAACTAAAATAAATAAGCTAATTACTGCTGGGCTAGCTCTAACTAAGCCTTAATTGACCAGACAAAAAGTTTGGATTTTATAGGAGGACTGCTGTTAAAACGATAAATTTAGATGTCTTGAAATAATATAATAATGTCCTAATCGTTGCTAAAAAAGATGTGATCTTGAGGGGCGATTCACTGTGCGCTCTGAAGGATTGAGACAATAGGGCTGCTTTTGAACCCTGCAGATGTATCTGTATATGCAGTGGACGTGGATGGGGTTTGATATCACCTATATTCACGTCAAGCTAAGATTAAGTGAGTGAACTGCCATTTGCTGTGGGACACTCTAGAAAAGTCACAGCTAGCATTACATAGGAGATGCTCTCATGCTGGAGCGTGCAGAAGTCGATAAAGTTGCCCATCTGGCCCGCCTATCCCTCACGGATACTGAATCAGAACAGTTCACCACTCAGTTGGGGGATATCCTCGACTATTTTGAGCAATTGAGCGAGCTTGATGTTGCAGAGGTAGAGCCCACCACCCGAGCCATTGACGTTAGCAATGTCACTCGTACCGATGATCTAACGCCCTATGATGATCGAGAGGCCATTGTGGCTTGTGCGCCGGACCAGGAAGATGAGTATTTCAAAGTGCCCAAAATCATGGGTGAAAGTTGATTGAGCAGCGGGTTAACCCAGAGTTGTTGCTCTCTCCTATAAAAATATTTGAATTCCTGGATTAGAGATCTGTACCATAGGTAAGGACATACTTCTCCTAGACCATGTCTAGTGAGTGATGTCGGTGATAAACTAGCAGGCTCCACCATTCTTGGGTTGTAGTCGTTTTCTCGGAAGGAACCGTTACGCAATATGCCAACCATTGAAACCCGCACCGAACCCATGGTCCTTAACATGGGACCTCAACACCCTTCTATGCACGGGGTGCTGAGACTCATGGTGACCCTAGATGGTGAGAATGTCGTCGATTGTGAGCCGGTGATTGGCTACCTGCATCGCGGCATGGAAAAAATTGCCGAGAGTCGGTCCAACATCATGTTCGTCCCCTATGTCAGCCGCTGGGATTATGCGGCAGGCATGTTCAACGAAGCCATCACGGTCAACGCACCAGAACGCTTAGCAGATATCAAGGTGCCGAAGCGGGCCAGCTATATCCGAGTGATTATGCTGGAGCTGAATCGAATTGCAAATCACCTGCTTTGGCTTGGCCCCTTCCTCGCAGATGTGGGAGCCCAAACCCCCTTCTTCTACATTTTCCGGGAACGGGAAATGATTTACGATTTGTTTGAAGCCGTGAGTGGCATGCGCTTCATTAATAACAACTACTTCCGGATGGGCGGGGTCGCAGCTGACCTCACCTATGGTTGGGTCTCCAAGTGCTTAGACTTTTGTGATTACTTTCTCCCCAAAGTCGATGAGTATGAGCGTCTGATCACCAATAACCCCATCTTTATTCGACGCCTAGATGGTGTGGGTACCATTAGCCGCGAGGATGCGATTAATTGGGGCTTGTCGGGTCCCATGCTGCGAGGATCTGGCGTTCAATGGGATCTCCGTCGAGTTGATCACTATGAATGCTATGACGACTTCGATTGGGAAGTGCAGTGGGAAACCAAAGGAGACTGCCTCGCCCGCTATTATCTGCGGATTCGTGAAATGCGGGAGTCCGTCAAAATTATTAAGCAAGCTCTAGAACATCTACCCGGTGGCCCTTACGAAAACTTAGAAGCCAAGCGGATGATGGAAGGCCGCAAATCGGAGTGGAATTCCTTTGAATATCAGTTCTTGGGTAAGAAGCTCGCCCCCACCTTCAAAATTCCTGAAGGTGAACTTTATGCCAGAGTCGAAACAGGTAAAGGTGAGCTAGGCATCTATCTGATTGGTGATGAGAATGTCTTCCCTTGGCGATGGAAGATTCGCGCCCCTGATTTCAATAATTTGCAGGTCTTACCCCAGTTACTCAAAGGCATGAAGGTCGCCGATATTGTGGCGATTCTAGGGAGCATTGATGTGATTATGGGATCCGTCGATCGCTAATCTCAGCTGCTCAACTGACGAGAGTAGTGGACTGATATCTGTGCGCGGGGTGATCGTATGTCTAACGTCTCTGAACTCATTCAAGAGATGCAGACGTACTATCACCATCGTGCTGCTGATTATGATGTCTCGATGGGCTATGACCAGCCTGAAGTGGTTGCTCAACTAGCCGATGTCATTGAGCATCTCAGACAGTTGGTAACGGGTAAACGGGTGTTAGAGATAGCCTGTGGCCCTTGTTTCTGGACGGAACAAATTTATGATTGCACTCATTCTTTTCTAGCAACCGATTACAACCAAAGTACCTTAGAGCAGGCAGCCCTTAAGCAACTCCCCGCTCACAAAGTCCAGCTCCAGCAGGCTAATGCCTATCAGCTCTCCGATCTTCCTCACGATTTTGATGTTGTCCTAGCGATAGATTGGTTGGCTCATGTTCCAATGTCAAGAATGCGTGATTTTCTGCATGACCTGCATCTGCATATGAAGGGACAAGTGGTGTTTTGTGATCAGCTCCCTGGATCCCAATCTTGGACAGGAAAATTTGATTCTGAAGGAAATCATTTACAGTTACGCCATTTGAAGAATGATGCATCCTATACCGTGATCAAGCATTTCTTCTCAGATACAGAAATCGCAAATATTTTTTCTGATTTTCCAGTGAATGTTGAGATAGATCGTTATCCTGATGTACAAAGAATAGTGTTGTCTTATTCGTTAAACTCTACGACTATTTAGTAATAAGTCTAGTAGACGCTAAGAGAATAATGATCATCGGAAGTAGAGCTTGGCAGTCGCCATTGCTAAAATTCTTAGATTATTTACAGCCTGATTTGGATATCGGCTATCTTCGATTTCACCCTGATTAAGAGGGAGAGTAGGAATAGTGTGTGTAGATTACTTATGCGATCGCACTACTATGCCTTACATGATGGATATCAATCTTGAATGATTTATGAATTATTTATATTTTTAGAATATTTTTATTCTTAAATATAAAAAACTGAATCTTGCATTCTATGATCCCAAAATTCAGTGGATTAGGCTACTCTAGCAAGCTAAGTCAATAATTTAACTCATAAAAAAAATATAAAATAATATTTATTAAATTAACCAGATACTTTTAAAAGTATTAATAGATACAAAAAAATAGTAATTAGAGTTACAAACTTTTTGAGCTGTTAGTCTTACTATATTCAAAGGTATAGTTTTCCCGCTAACTGTAATTTAATACTGGCCTGCATAATCTTTTAAAACTGGAGATTAACGTATTCTTAATCCTATTTTTAGGAAATATTTTTGCATGCAAATTAGTTAACTATATTTAGTTTTATTGAATGGTTGCTCTTAGGTTCTACAGAAATTTTATTTCAATGAAATTTTAGTCAAGCAGCTAATAAATTATTTTTTTCGATTCAAACACCATGAAAATCAAACATATACTGAATACAATTGATCGACATTT
The Acaryochloris marina S15 genome window above contains:
- a CDS encoding bifunctional 2-polyprenyl-6-hydroxyphenol methylase/3-demethylubiquinol 3-O-methyltransferase UbiG, which translates into the protein MSNVSELIQEMQTYYHHRAADYDVSMGYDQPEVVAQLADVIEHLRQLVTGKRVLEIACGPCFWTEQIYDCTHSFLATDYNQSTLEQAALKQLPAHKVQLQQANAYQLSDLPHDFDVVLAIDWLAHVPMSRMRDFLHDLHLHMKGQVVFCDQLPGSQSWTGKFDSEGNHLQLRHLKNDASYTVIKHFFSDTEIANIFSDFPVNVEIDRYPDVQRIVLSYSLNSTTI
- the gatC gene encoding Asp-tRNA(Asn)/Glu-tRNA(Gln) amidotransferase subunit GatC → MLERAEVDKVAHLARLSLTDTESEQFTTQLGDILDYFEQLSELDVAEVEPTTRAIDVSNVTRTDDLTPYDDREAIVACAPDQEDEYFKVPKIMGES
- a CDS encoding NAD(P)H-quinone oxidoreductase subunit H, which gives rise to MPTIETRTEPMVLNMGPQHPSMHGVLRLMVTLDGENVVDCEPVIGYLHRGMEKIAESRSNIMFVPYVSRWDYAAGMFNEAITVNAPERLADIKVPKRASYIRVIMLELNRIANHLLWLGPFLADVGAQTPFFYIFREREMIYDLFEAVSGMRFINNNYFRMGGVAADLTYGWVSKCLDFCDYFLPKVDEYERLITNNPIFIRRLDGVGTISREDAINWGLSGPMLRGSGVQWDLRRVDHYECYDDFDWEVQWETKGDCLARYYLRIREMRESVKIIKQALEHLPGGPYENLEAKRMMEGRKSEWNSFEYQFLGKKLAPTFKIPEGELYARVETGKGELGIYLIGDENVFPWRWKIRAPDFNNLQVLPQLLKGMKVADIVAILGSIDVIMGSVDR